In Actinoplanes octamycinicus, the genomic window GTAGGCGTAGGCCAGGGCCTTGTCCGGAGCGGACTCGAAGGTGTCCAGCCACTCGTCGTTCGGCGAGGTGAACGGGTGGTGGACGGCGGTCCAGCCGCCCTCGTCGGTCTTCTCGAACATCGGGGCGTCGACCACCCAGCAGAACGCCCAGGCGCTCGGGTCGATCAGGTTCGCCCGCTTGGCGATCTCGATGCGGGCCGCGCCGAGCAGCTCCTGCGCCTCGCGGCGCTCGGTGCTCGCCGCGAAGAAGACAGCGTCGCCCGGCTTGGCGCCGACCGCGTCGGCCAGGCCGGCCAGGTGCGCCTCGGACAGGTTCTTCGCGACCGGGCCGCGGGCCGCGCCGGTCTCCGCGTCGAGCACCACATAGGCCAGACCGCGGGCGCCGCGGGCTTTCGCCCAGTCCTGCCAGCCGTCCAGCTCCTTGCGGGTCTGCGAGGCGCCGCCCGGCATCACCACGGCGCCGACGTAGCCACCGGCGTCGATCGCGCCGGCGAACACCCGGAACTCGGTGCCGCGCAGGTACTCGGTGAGCTCGACCAGCTCGACGCCGTACCGCAGGTCGGGCTTGTCGGAGCCGTACCGGTTCATCGCGTCGGTCCAGGTGATCCGCGGGATCGGCAGCTGCACCTGGTAGTCGGCGAGCTCGCTCCACAACCGGGAGACGATCTCCTCGCCGAGCGCGATGATGTCGTCCTGCGTGACGAACGACATCTCGATGTCGAGCTGGGTGAACTCCGGCTGCCGGTCGGCGCGGAAGTCCTCGTCGCGGTAGCAGCGGGCGATCTGGTAGTAGCGCTCCATGCCGGCCACCATCAGCAGCTGCTTGAACAGCTGGGGGGACTGGGGCAACGCGTACCACGAGCCGGGCTGCAGGCGGACCGGGACCAGGAAGTCGCGGGCGCCCTCCGGCGTCGACCGGGTCAGGGTCGGCGTCTCGATCTCGTTGAAGTCGTGCGCGTGCAGGACCTCGCGGGCGATCTGGTTGGCGCGGCTGCGCAGGCGCAGCGCCTTCGCCGGGCCGGACCGGCGCAGGTCCAGGTAGCGGTACTTCAGCCGGATGTCGTCGGAGGCGGTGATCGCGTCGTCGATCGGCAGCGGCAGCGGGGCGGCCTCGGAGAGCACGGTCAGCTCGGTGGCGACCACCTCGACGGCGCCGGTGGCGAGCTCCGGGTTCTCGTTGCCGGCCGGGCGGGCGTTGACCTCGCCGACGACCTTGACACAGAACTCGTTGCGCAGCGCGTGCGCGTCCTCCTCGCGGAAGACCACCTGCACCACACCGGAGCCGTCCCGCAGGTCGACGAAGATGACACCGCCGTGGTCGCGCCGGCGGGCCACCCATCCGGCAAGCGTCACCGTCGTGCCGGCGTCAGTGGCACGCAGACTGCCGGCGTCATGGGTCCTGATCACGGAAACGTCTCCTAACCGAGTTTCGCGGGGCGCACCCGACATTCTGTCAGCACCCCGTCCCCGCCC contains:
- the aspS gene encoding aspartate--tRNA ligase: MIRTHDAGSLRATDAGTTVTLAGWVARRRDHGGVIFVDLRDGSGVVQVVFREEDAHALRNEFCVKVVGEVNARPAGNENPELATGAVEVVATELTVLSEAAPLPLPIDDAITASDDIRLKYRYLDLRRSGPAKALRLRSRANQIAREVLHAHDFNEIETPTLTRSTPEGARDFLVPVRLQPGSWYALPQSPQLFKQLLMVAGMERYYQIARCYRDEDFRADRQPEFTQLDIEMSFVTQDDIIALGEEIVSRLWSELADYQVQLPIPRITWTDAMNRYGSDKPDLRYGVELVELTEYLRGTEFRVFAGAIDAGGYVGAVVMPGGASQTRKELDGWQDWAKARGARGLAYVVLDAETGAARGPVAKNLSEAHLAGLADAVGAKPGDAVFFAASTERREAQELLGAARIEIAKRANLIDPSAWAFCWVVDAPMFEKTDEGGWTAVHHPFTSPNDEWLDTFESAPDKALAYAYDIVVNGNEIGGGSVRIHRGDVQSRVFDLLGITPEEAQDKFGFLLEAFKYGPPPHAGIALGWDRTCMLLGGFDSIREVISFPKSRGGFDPLTGAPTPITAQQRLEAGVDAKPKATAGTPGTDGQAVPVERSN